The sequence GAAGGCTTTTACGGAACTACCGGCCTAGCCGGTAGTTTTCAGTTATACAAAAAAAGTCCCGCCAAAAGCGGGACTTTTTCAAACGTCATCACCTGTTGCGAAACTCAGGAAACTTCGCGAAACCTAGGTCACCTTGAAGGTCTGGGTGCGGGGCGGGTTCTTCGGCTTAGCCTTACCGGGCTGAATCATAAGAACCTTCTCCATACGGGTACCATCCATTTTGAGGACGCGGAAGGTGTAGCCCTTGATGACCACTTCTGCGCCAGGAGACGGAATAATACCGAGGGTTGCCTGAATCAATCCGGACAAAGTTTCCACGTGGGAATTTTCCGGAGCTTCCAGTTCTACACCCAGTTCATATTCCAGGTCAGACAAAGTCATCAGCGGATCCAGAATGTAGCGGCCATCCTTAAGGCGCTGCACATCTTCGTCTTCATCCACGTCGTCTTCGTCGCGAATTTCACCAACGATTTCTTCCAGAATATCTTCCAAGGTCACCAGACCTGCAGTTCCACCGTATTCATCAACAACAATGGCAAGCTGGTTACCAGTCTTACGGAGGTCTGTGAGAAGATCATCAATCTTCTTGTGGTACGGAACGAAAACCGGCGGCATCACAATTTTCATGATGTCAAAAGGTTCGTCACGATGTTCCGTGTACCATTCCAAAAAGTCTCTGTTGGATAGGATACCCACAATGTTGTCCACCGTTTCCTTGTATACCGGCAAACGGGAATGACGTTCCGTATTCAAAACCTTCACCAGGTCTTCCAGGGCGGTATCCACATCAATAGCGCACATGTCCACACGGGGCGTCATGATTTCGCGAACCGGAGTTTCCACGAAATCAAAGATGTTCAGGATCATCTGGCGTTCTTCCTTTTCCAGACCTTCGCCATCTTCGCCGTTATCATCGGAAAGATCTGCCTGAACAGCGTCGCGACGTTCTTCCGGAAGGAAGCTGAGCTTGGAATCGTAGCCCATGCCC comes from Fibrobacter sp. and encodes:
- a CDS encoding hemolysin family protein, with translation MESSESWALAFLVLFLFTSFCFSLVKASFSAIYSKRDAKDREGREEKVASLVEIDGFNETISIGRIFCNVGSGVLGFYLFEMIPWAWVQEYWALAFAAYIVVACIVIYTLTVFSANLLGNLKPDTLAVVLIPLFRWIRLPFAIPAKICHLVFVKTLKGMGYDSKLSFLPEERRDAVQADLSDDNGEDGEGLEKEERQMILNIFDFVETPVREIMTPRVDMCAIDVDTALEDLVKVLNTERHSRLPVYKETVDNIVGILSNRDFLEWYTEHRDEPFDIMKIVMPPVFVPYHKKIDDLLTDLRKTGNQLAIVVDEYGGTAGLVTLEDILEEIVGEIRDEDDVDEDEDVQRLKDGRYILDPLMTLSDLEYELGVELEAPENSHVETLSGLIQATLGIIPSPGAEVVIKGYTFRVLKMDGTRMEKVLMIQPGKAKPKNPPRTQTFKVT